GTAGACAAGAGAGATTAATTATACAATTAcctattaaaagaaatagtGATGCCGACATAGAACTTCAAGGCAAGTCTAACCGTAACTACCTAATTCAATTCCCTTTTTGCTGGCTGGGTTGGCGAGTCGAGTTTTGATACACGTCGATTACCTATCTCTTGGCATTCTCGATGCAGCTCAATTGAGTTAGTGAAAACCTGGAGAAAGTTGATAGTACAGGCTCTTATCTCTTACAACGTCCGGGGGTTTCTTATCATTGAGAAAGACTGTCTTGATGAACATGTGCCTTctctctttggtatgccgagAAACCCACTCCACAAAGTTCCTAATGCACTATCATGAATCGGTGCCAAACAAACAGACACAGACAGGACTGTTCAACCCCCCACGATTTCTGTTCACTTGGGACCCTGTGCCAGTATCCGAGTGCCTGGTGTAAGTATGTAGTATACTAGTCAACTAAAGACCAGCCAGCCAACCACAGTCTAAACACGTGGATCTACTCAGCGGTATCTCTTTGCATCCTCCCAAACGTCAGAGCAGCCACTCACGACTTTGCATATGAGCCTGTGCCTCTCTTGCGCCTTTTGTGGTATTTGATGCAGTTTGCTCAATCTGTAACTTTCCAGATGCTATGTTTCACGCGCCTTTCTTATCCGTCCCGATTTGTTCTCTATAGCCAACCACCAACACACCGATTCTCTGATAGTGCCAAAGGCCATACTCCTACTCTCTCTTACACGGATGGCCTCATTACCCACCGCGCTTTCTCCCTACCTTCGCATCGTATCGTATCTCAGGTGACACGACAAGATGTTAATAATGTCCCTCATTTGATCACAGCAACTCTTCCTGATCCCCACATCCAATACGCATGCCACGCGTTCAACAAATACAGTGCATAATCCCCAAAGTCAAAGCCCCCCCATACAAAGGCATGTAGTTTGGTTACACTATCCAGGTGCCGTCCACCAAAACACAATCTGATCCGTCGAATCGGCGGCTCTCTTCCGGCCCTTTTGCCGTGAATCGGGCACCCGTGGCGCCGTGTTTCAGGGTCCACCGTACGGCAAATACGGCTCCGATGAATACGGGGTTGTTTTGGATGTGTGTACTTGCAATTGGACTTGTTTCTTTTTACATGAAAGTTAACAATAAAACTTGCTCATAATTCTAAACAGTGCGAGTCATGGAACAACCCTTAACTCGTATGCGCAAAGACGTAATTAATATGTTTCATGGTGAAATACCTTGCAACGAGTCAGGAAATGCGGTGTGTCTTAACACCAAGAACAGCACATCATAATGACAGGAAAAGACTCGGTACACTATAAGCAATAAAACAAACAACACAGTCAGCTGTTGCCCACACCATATTCAAAATGGGGAGATCCTGGACAGTTTCAATGAGTTCACACTGGTAAGATTCTGTCTGTGTGATGTCACATTTAGTGATCATTTATCTACCTGCATGCGACCTGTCTCATGATGGGATGGCGATCTCATGGTTGGTCCATTTGCCTGCCGTGAGTTACAGCACTTTATCATTTTCGGGTATAAGTTTTTGTGCAAATATTAGACACACCATCTACTTCCTAGCAACTTTCATATTCACTTACTATCTGCGCCATCGAATATGCCATAATTGTTCATGGTGACTGAGGAAGTTCCATCATGTCATGATGGGAGGATAGCGACAGCTAAATATCTCGAGGTTTTCCAGGTTATGCATGTATACATCAAGTCAGTACGAGGGAAATGCAGGAACCTTGTTTTAATAGTTTGATTTAACAATTTCAATTCATTAGGGTATTCAGCTCGTTCAAGGCTACCTAGCCGACATGGAATCCCACAAACGCCCACAAGAGTGCTGGCTTGCCCCTTGTCATGCATTTCGAACGTACAATATATCGCTATGTTTGCCGAGCATCGTACTCGGTGCTTCACCAAAATCACAAACGCCATTTTTCCAGTTTCCATCGTATCTAGAGCTTGCGCTCAGGACTCGTGATTTTTGCCCAGCATCATGATTAGTGGTGCTTGGCAGGCGCGACAGTAGGAAGCTCTTTGATAGCCTCGGCAATGATCTCGAGACCCTTTCGGAGATCCTCCTCGCTGATGACCAGGGGAGGCGCGAAGCGGATGATGTCTCCGTGAGTGGGTTTGGCCAATAGACCCTTGCTCTTGAGGAGCAAGCAAAGATCCCAGGCAGTCCGGCCATTGGCTGCGGACTCATCGATGACAACAGCGTTAAGAAGACCCTTGCCTCGGATCACCTTGAGGATAGGAGTGTTGAGGGCCTTGAGGCCATCACGGAACATGTTACCAAGCTTCTCAGCCTTGGCAGTgaggtcctcctcctccataATCTCAAGGGCGCGGATAGAGACAGCAGATCCCAGAGGGTTGCCTCCGTAGGTAGAGCCGTGGGTACCAGGCTCGACAACCAGCATGATCTCCTTACTGCTGAGAACGCAACTCACGGGGTACATGCCACCAGAGATGGCCTTTCCGAGAGTGACAAGGTCAGGCTTGATGTTGGCCCATTGAGAGCAGAGCATGCGTCCAGTTCGACCGATACCAGTTTGGATCTCGTCGCAGATGAACAAAACATTGTGCTTGGTGCAGAGAGCCTGGACCTTGGCGAGATAATCGTCGTCGggaacaacaacaccagcctCACCCTGAATAGGTTCGCAGATGAAAGCAGCGGTCTCCTTGCCGTAAGCCTCAAGAACCTCCTCGAGGTCGGCAATGTTGTTGTATCGAATGGGCTTTCCGGTGCTGGGGTTGAAAGCACCAACGTTGGGGACGTAGGGACCGTAGTTCTCTCTTGACTCGGGGTCTACTGACAGGGTAATGGCGGTCATCTGGGACATGTTAGTTTGTGGGATCTTGTAATTGTTGCTGACGTCGATTGGACTTACAGTTCGGCCGTGGAAGTTCTCTGAAACACCAAAAATCCAGGCCTTCTCCTGAGGAACACCCTTGACCTTGTACGCCCACTTGCGAGCGATCTTGATGGCAGTCTCGACAGCCTCGGCACCAGTACACATGGGCAGGGCCATGTCATAACCAAAGACGCTTCGGACCTTTTCAGCCCACTTGGGGAAGACATCGTTGTAGAAAGCTCGAGAGCTGAGGGTCAATCGACCGGCCTGCTCAGTGAGGGTCTTGATGAGCTCGGGGTGGCAGTGACCTTGGTTGACAGCGCTGTAGGCGGAGAGGAAGTCGTAGTAGTGGTTGCCCTCAGGGTCCCAGACATTGACACCTTCGGCGCGGGCAAAGACTACGGGGAGAGGGTGGTAGTTGTGAGCAGCGTACTCCTCCTCAATGGCGATGGCCTTGTCGGTAGAGGTGGCATGGAACCGAGAGACGGACTTCTCGGCGTGAGGAGACATGATGTGACGTCAGGGGGAAGTTGTTGTTATGATTTGAGCAATTGTTCAAGTAAAGTGAGGGTGTTTGTAGTTTATCGGATTACTTGATCTTTGTCTTGGTAAAGAGATGAAcagagagaataaagaaggaACAGCTGGACACTGGAGGAGGACATGACTGCTCTTTAAGTTCCGGAGGCGGCAAGACAGTGGTCGGCAAACGGAGGCTTGGAGCGGGTAGAGGAAGACGATAGAATTGGATTTTAGGTAATTATTACAGTACTCTGAGTGTTGGTTTCTGGTTGTTTGTTCGACACTATACCCCTAAGTGCAAGTGTGAGCGACAAAGCGTGGGAGTGTGCGGGCGTGAGGTTGCGAAGTTGAACATGTCAGGACTCTGATTGGGCGACAAGCTCGGCGGAACTAGGCGGGTGACTTACCGCCATCGGCCGAATTGACCGTCTACAGTTGATAACTAACTGTCTTGTATTTTCTTGTCATGACATGATAAGTAAGAGAGGGGTTCGCTTACAGCCAAGGACAGACGTGGAGGTGAAATCCCAGACATCTGCGGTGTACATACGAGAACAAGTACGTATTCTTTCCGTTTTCATACCAGAGACTCACTTTTATTCGCAGTCCCAAAGGTCTACGCCGTAACTTAAATTTCCGACAATGCATCCATCATGAGGAGAGGGggatcttctttttctttttctatacA
This Fusarium poae strain DAOMC 252244 chromosome 3, whole genome shotgun sequence DNA region includes the following protein-coding sequences:
- a CDS encoding hypothetical protein (BUSCO:23524at5125) translates to MSPHAEKSVSRFHATSTDKAIAIEEEYAAHNYHPLPVVFARAEGVNVWDPEGNHYYDFLSAYSAVNQGHCHPELIKTLTEQAGRLTLSSRAFYNDVFPKWAEKVRSVFGYDMALPMCTGAEAVETAIKIARKWAYKVKGVPQEKAWIFGVSENFHGRTMTAITLSVDPESRENYGPYVPNVGAFNPSTGKPIRYNNIADLEEVLEAYGKETAAFICEPIQGEAGVVVPDDDYLAKVQALCTKHNVLFICDEIQTGIGRTGRMLCSQWANIKPDLVTLGKAISGGMYPVSCVLSSKEIMLVVEPGTHGSTYGGNPLGSAVSIRALEIMEEEDLTAKAEKLGNMFRDGLKALNTPILKVIRGKGLLNAVVIDESAANGRTAWDLCLLLKSKGLLAKPTHGDIIRFAPPLVISEEDLRKGLEIIAEAIKELPTVAPAKHH